GGGGAATTGCTAAAGGAAAGTTCACCAGGAAGGTAACACTATGTAAAGAAGGAATAGACAGAGGTGATGATCTATTAGTGTTGAAGACTAACTATGAGGAAGTAATAGAAGCATTTAAGTGTTTAGAGTGTAAGAATGATGAACTGATACAATTTATatctgataatgaggataaattagaaaataaaaacctgGAAGAAGAGGCTGAACAATATATTTTAGATAGtgaaagattaaagaatgaactGTGTGCTAAGATATTCATGacaaagagtgaggagaaggcaACAGACAAACCAAAGTTTAAGGTAAAGAGATTTGAACCTCCCAAGTTTGAAGGTAATTTAAGAGAATATCCTACATTTAAAGAGGATTATAAGAACTTGGTTCAGAGTGAATATGGTACTGATCCATATGCACTCAAAATGTGTTTAGGTGGGGAGGCACTCCAGACAGTAAAGGGCTCGGAAGGTAATTACAATGAAATGTTTAAGCGGTTGGATGACAAATTTGGTAACCCAAGGAAAATTGTAGACTTGGTGATAAGTGATCTCAAATCTCTGAGGAAGATATCAGATGGTGATACTAAAGGGTTTGTTAAAATGGTTGATCAGGTTGAACAATGTTGGTTAGATTTAAAAAGGGTAAACCTATCTGATGAACTCAACACAGCCAATGTTGTTAGCCATATTGAGAAAATTCTGCCTTCACTACAAAAAAGAGAATGGGTAATTAAAGCAAGTGATATCTCGGTCACTGGTGAATTGTTTTCTGAGCTGTTGGGTTTcttgcagaaagaaaggaaggtttTAGAGTACATGAATTCAAATGTAAGAACTAGTACTAGTGATTGTAGAGCAACAGTACATCATGTTGAAAATGTGGTCGAAAACAATTCGGAGTCAGAGTTGGTTAAGCTGATGAGAAAATTGAATGAAGAACAACAGAGCAAGAATAGAGAATTTGAGTCATGCATTGTAAAGTTGAATGAAATGATAAAGGGTATTAAATACAAGGAGAACAATATAAGTATAGGTTGTTTATTACACAATTCAGAGAGTCATGATATAACAAATTGTTTCAAGTTCAAGGACTGTAATAGCAAAGAAAGATTTGATGTGATTAAGAGGAATGGTATATGTTTTAGGTGTTTAAAGGGATATCATTCAGCACGTGGGTGTAATGTAGGCAAATTGTGTGATGTAGTCATTGAAGGCCAAGGATCATGTAATCAGAATCATCATCCACTTTTGCATCAAGACAGAATAGAAAGCAGTTCTCACAATGCAGTAATGGAGAAGAGAGGCAAAGCTTTGTTGAATATTAGTACGGTGCATAGTAAAAATCTGCCCATCACTTTATTGTGGGATCCGGGTTCAGATACTTCTTTAATTACTCATAGGATGGCCAAGAAGTTAGGATTGAGTGGAAAGGATGTAAAATTATCTCTGGTCAAGGTAGGCAACACGATTGAATATCAATCAAGTAAAACATACTGTGTACCATTAACTGATAAGAATGGTAAAGTTTGGAATGTGGATGCTGTCGGTATGAATGAAATATCTTCTAAAATCAAAAGGATTGATTTATCCAGATTACCTGAACTTTTTGTAAGAATCTCGAACGTAGAGGTGGATCTCCCATATGGGGAAATTGATATGCTCATCGGTACAGATTGTTGTGAAATACTGCCAAGGGTTGTTGAAGACAATAAGGGCATTCAGTTACTGGAAAATCAATTTGGGTTCAGCATTCGAGGTAGACATGACAAGATTACCAATGGATCTAACACCAGCAATCATATACTTGTGAGAACTCATAAACTGTCTAGTCTCGTAGATTTGAAGGAAAGTAACATAGAGTCAACAGATAGCTTAAAGACTAAATTGGATAAATTCTTTGCCATGGAGGAAATGGGAACAAAATGTAAGCCACagtgtataaagtgtgtgtgtcgaGGATGTCCTGAACCTAATTGCataaatttaaaagaagaaagagaactagCATTGAttgaggaaggattgttatataatgAGGAGCAGAAATGCTGGCTAGCAAAGTATCCATGGCTAAGGGATCCAATGCATTTGAAAGACAATATTAAAGTAGCTAATGCTAGATTAAAAACTACAGAGAATAGATTGAAGAAACTGGGCAATGAATATGCCATGAagtatcagagagagatagaagatatgaTTCATAGGGGAGTGGCGAGGAAATTAACTAAGGAAGAGATACGAGAATATAAGGGGCCAGATATCCTGAACAGCTTACTGGGAGTTTTATTTAGGTTTATACAGAATAATATAGCTATAGCAGGCAACATAGCTAAAATGTACCATACTGTCAAGCTCAGCACAGTggatgaacatacacacagatttgtATGGAGGGATTTGGATGACAAGAAACCACCTGATCAGTATGCTCTTACCACAGTAACGTTTGGAGATAAGCCTAGTGGTACCATAGCTACGCTAGCGTTGAGACACACTGTAGAGAAATTTGGCAAGGAATATCCAGATGTACaagatatgattattaataatacttatgtTGATGACATACTATATTCCACTGATACCGTTGAGAATACATTCAAGTTAATACAGGATGCGGAGAAGATATTGTCTCAGGGAAGTTTCAGAGTTAAACATTGGATTGTCAGTGGGCATTATGAAAGCTGCAAGGTCAATGTGATAAAATCTGACCATGAGAAGATCTTAGGATTGAAATGGAACCCGTTGGaggatcattttttctttacggTAAAACTTAATTTTTCTTCAAGAATAAGAAAGGTCAGAAGTGGTCCAAATTTAAATtcagatgaaattgatgataaattTCCAGAACATTTAACACGCAGAATGCTATTGAGTCAAATTGCATCCATATATGATCCATTAGGGTTTGCTGTACCAGTATTGCTCAAAGCTAAAATTTTGATGAGACTCGTGATTTCCAAAGGTGAATCGAAAGATGGCGGAATCAAGTGGGATGATACACTTGATGTTTCCACGGTTAAGGAATGTAAGATGTTTTTTAAGGAATTGTATGAGTTAGAGAGATTGACTTTTAGAAGATCCTTGATACCATCCAATGTAGTTGGTAAACCAAGTTTAATAATATTTTCGGATGGTAGCATGCAAGCATACGGAGCTTGTGCATATGTGAGGTGGCAAATTGGTGAAGATGAATTTGAGTCACATCTGATAGCAGCTAGAAATAAGATTGCACCAATAAAGCAAATGTCAATTCCTAGGTTAGAACTATGTGCAGCTCTTATGGCTGCTAGATTAAGAGAATCTATATTAAAGGAGTTTACATGGAAGTTTGAGGGAATTTACCACATAGTTAACTCATCAATTGTAAGATCACAAATCCAAAAGGATGAGTTAACTGACAGAATTGGTATTATCATGACGGTTAATAATGCAAGTCATGAGAATGGTGATATACAATTAATTGATGTTAATAGGTATAGTGACTATTACAAATTGTTGAGAGTTACATGTAGGGTAATGAATGTATTCAAATACAAGTCTTTCAAAGGTATTCTAAGAAGCCCCACAGTTCAAGGGATTACAGATGCAGAAATATTATGGGTCAAAGAAGTGCAAAAGAGCATGACTGATTGGGAAACAAGGTTCAAAAGATTGGGACCATCAATTGAAAGGGGAGTTATAGTAGTAGGACAACGAATTTCTAAGTGGTTGAAAGACAATTGGAATCAAGAAAATTTCATGTTAATACCGAATAAACATCCTGTTACTAGATTGTACATATCCTGTCTACATAAAGTGGATCATGCAGGTATAGAGACTACATTGTGTAAGATACAGAGGAAATTTTGGATTCCGGGAgctagaaaattaataagaaccataaaaaataaatgtgtaacatGTAGAAAATTAAGTAAGAAAGTGGAAGATCAATGCATGGGCCAAGTGAGGGCAGAAAGGATGAAACCTGCTCCACCATtatatcatacagcagtagatGTTTGGGCCCTTGACAATAAGAGATGTTGTTCTAGTGCAAGATAGTAATATTGTAAGGAGAACATGGAAGCTGGCTCAAGTGGACTGACCCAGGACGAAATGGAATAGTTCGTGAAGTTAatttaagatataaaataataaaggatgGCAAAGGGCATGATGATGAGGCGAATAAGATCATGTGTAGATCAGTACATAGATTAGTGATGCTGTTGCCTATAGAAGAACAAGTTTAAGCATATGTAACTTGTCCAATGTAATCTAGTCCACGGTAGTcattgtgaaggggggggggggggggagtgtatcattagcatgataggtatatgaaaataggaatatttacgtttatttgatattacgggtgagatgtttgttgcgcatctcgagtattttttgtttacccatgagcccacgtatgacgttgctgtggcggtggacgactcgtgtgtgaacccacttcgcagggaatttgtgttggcgaccttttatagaagtggcagttattgggcacaagtctttacactcatgaaggtatgtttaaggatgttgaagggttcaaataaattcagaggggatgatactcattaatattgaaaatacacggagcatgagtttgttgtgttagcgtcggccataatgtggagtgtttactttcatatgatttcagccagtgtttatccaatgttgtggatatgggtttgtgccgtaactgagacgtgatggcaactactgggaatcatggactgtgatagtgtggccattgaagtgagttcaatgaaaatatacaatgtatgatttattttgtgatattgttgcagattatttagttacgtcgcacgaattgtgtaggcattccttgtattatttaatattgtgatatgagcagttcatttgtttattcggattggattgttactttagtattaattgatgtatgtatattttctcttttttttcgcaaatagaatatttatttttgttatccctattacctgaatatcacatttcaggttgaaactttgctccaataaaagactgttgcagctgatggcttttccttgatatcccagtacatATTGCAACAttgatttaaaaagaaataatgttagtcacctcttgttattatcattattacatcattaaaACAACTTCTTTCATAATTGCGATTATCACCAGCGTTATCACTTATTCACTATAACCTCAATACTATTACAACTTAATTGTCTATATTATCACAGTCATTAGTATAGTTATAACTATGATCGTTCGCCATCATAAACTAAATTCTAACTACACAGGTTCATCCCCATACACAACACTTTACCTTTCGGCCTAGTAACCCGCTTGAcaatatctcaaaaaaaaagagaaaaaaacaacaacagtggcgTGTTGTTAGTCAGCTTGTAAATGCGATTTGTTATTAACACTCGCCCTAAATTAAGCCGGCATGTGGAAGCTGTGAATACCCAAGTGCGGCGAATTACAGCTAGTCAGGCACGAGTGATAAACATAATATATCTCACCGTTCACAGGCTTTGGCCATTTGAGTTAAGTGGTTACTGTTTTCccggagatgggagagagacagggacagggagaagggggagaagggggaggtagagagaaatggaaaggggaaaggagtgagagaaagagagggagggaactggGGAAGAatatggagatagggagagggagaggtagtgtaatagggaggaggagaggaagattgaaagagagagagagagagaggtcgacagagaaagagaggacgattAGTCAACGCACCTGGGCTTCAGATAACGCTGTTTCGAACCAGAATTTCGAGCTGTTTAAGTGAATCTTGACTGAAACACTTTGGCGAATCTGAAATCGTTCGAATTCGACGCGAGCTCGTTCCATTTTGGGGAAAGTGAAGCAGCGAAGCATTTCAGAATAGCTCCTCTCGTGCGTGGGAAGGACGACCAAACAGTCCGTGCGCTTATTCGTATGTACAGCTGGAACCCTGCAagaatgtatatgttttttaaagCTTCACATTTCCCTCTTTTTGGCACGTGTTTGTGGCAaagataatattttatttataccgTTTTGCATAAGTGTGCGCATGTTAAGGTCCGTTTCATGGAAGTTATATACTCTCGTATGAATTCCGTCCTAAATATGAAGAGTCGCATTACTGACGTGTGGTTTTGTAACATCGCTTGGCAATGCTAATAGAAATAAATGATCTGTCTactgttttcttctttgtgtttattcttttaaaataaatgtaaaatattctAGATATTGATAACCTCACTTGGGTCTCCCAGAATGGCCCTTCTTATTTATGCTGTATATGAATAAACTATTACAGTCTGAAATTCAAGTAAAAAGACGttttaaaaaatcttaaattCGATATCCgttgatataaacaaaaaaagccaagggagggagagagagagagagagagagagagagagagagagagagagagagagagagagagagagagagagagagagagagagagagaatgcaaaaaaaaGGTACAACGATACTTCCCCCCTCTCAATAAAATACTCCACCATGcaattcatttccttctttttattttccctcgcAAGAAAACACGGCCGATATAAGAGTCTGTGATCGCATTGTCAAAGTGATAGTTTTACACCTCACTCATCCAGAAGACCTCCGTGTACTCTGGGATATTGCATTCTCCGCTGGGACGGAAGTAGGTCGAACGAGAATCTATAAGGGCATGTTCTTTTTGCCTGTAGGATGTTCATGTTAAGAACGTTGTTAGTATTGACTTGATTatttaagataaataaagataaatatattaaaaatcaaaccatgatatttatgctttgatttttaatataaaatttgttattttttatataatatttgttattttttatgtaatatttattattttaaatataatattcattctgaaatataaatattgtaaattttaatacaatatttattgttatttatagcaGAAATATTATGCTTTACAAGTATaaaattattacataaatattaatttaattaaaataTTAGTTTACCTTAGGTAACTTAGAGGAGGACTGTGACGTACGTCTTATAATACAATTTTCAGTATATAAGGGGCAATGCTGTGGAGTCAAAACACCCGTCTCCAAGACCGACTCCCCCAACAAGAGCTGGCACTCAACAATTATCTTCTTGCATGCTAACATCACTGCAAGTCAATCTTGTACCTCCCGTACCACTAGATGTGATGAGGTTAAGCTCTTTATTGCTTGCGAAGCACTACGGGAGTTGCAATATAttcctaagatctctagtcattttgACCTCTCCAGGGATGGCATGTttctctgcagtgaagatcgaggctgctgaAAAAACTGCCAAACTgcaatcttcctcctgctcattGCTGCAAAGCCcataccattttcagatttcgaaccatctgtatatattgcttctgatccttggtacttagaagtgtgtcgAAGAAATTTCTCCCTGATTTCTGCTTAGGATCAAATCCAGCTCAACTAGATTAGATCCAACAGCTAGATTTTCTCAAATTTCCCAATTTTCAAAATTGATGTGGGGtcaccacgttttccttttctagtagccacgtcaacctgaagtttaccattttctccatcagcttacagatacaactggtgagagaaattTGTCTGTAATTCATTGGTATGGAAGTATCCTCGCTAGGTTtggggacaggaatgattatagcttctttccatatGCCCTCCCGAAAGATCCTATTGAACAGGTCCAACAGGAGCTCTCggataagtgagatatcatttggcatggaatatcatcacttcctgaGACAGTCTTATGCAAAAGTGGCAAGTTGCATGGAAGTTCTCCCGTAGTCCTGCTAAAGATTGACATTGGGTGTCATTCCTGTTCAGTCCAAAGGATGATACTCCAGGGGAGACCCATGATTTAGCTAGCTTACAGGCTTTAGGTGGCCTGTAAGGGAATATCTTGATGTGCCATCACTGCTACTCCCCCATGAGGTACATTATCAGAGGTTCCATAGTGGCCTTGAACGTGGAACCCTCTTAGGAGAAtcagacgattttccctggtcataatatcTTGTAGATATGCACAAACTGGGTTAGATGAAGCTGTTGCAATTCCTCACatttttgcatgaattccctgacaattccattggatcaTGGTATCCACTTCTTCAGGTAGACAAACTACCTTTCCATAAGGTGCTTGACCGCACCCGTTGTTATGGCCTGCATCCTGTGATTAAGGCTTTCTTAATGCTTTCCCTTGTCGACATCTTGCGAGTGCCTTTTGGCAGCTGAAGCTATCGCCATCGAGGACTCTGGAGCTTTGCCTGATAGCTCCAAAGTCCTTACTTTGGGAAGATTCTCCTCCATAGACCCTTGACTCCTATTCCACTTCTGGTGGAAGAACTCAGGAGAGGCAATTTCAGTATTTGAGGACCGAGGTCAAAATGTAgtggcaaaggacttacctggccgGGAGAACAGCACACAGGTATAACACTTTGCCTATGGAAAACTTTCTCCTTGTTCCTAATTACCAATATTCTGGGCAGTTGTCCTGGGCAGTTGTCATCTCCTCGTTGACCTGTTATACCACACTTAAAACACATTCTTGGCAGCTCTTTGTAAATGAATCTTCCAGCTTCCTGTTGATCAAAAGTTTGGTGCCGCAATTCCGTTGTGATGGTAGCCTTGTGCATATTACATAGTAGGAATAGAAGGGAAAGCCTTCCTACTGGTACCATACTGGGTACTGGGTAGCCAGCTTTAAGGGAAACATTGGATTCATAGACTAAGAGCTGCCAATTTAGCGATTTTGTCGATGGATTTGCCGACTTTTGGCGAGCCTTAGCTACTTATCTTGTGTCTTGGAAGATTTATTGTGAATTATAAATTCAGTTTTGTGGGTCTTCCTGGCGACTTTTAATTGCTTTTGGAACTGGAATTGGACTTCAAGCAGAAAACAGTTTGTTACCCAGGAAATAATTAAACAGACTAATTTCAAAGTCTTCCCGCTGAAACTAAAACGATCATTAATAATCAACCAGTTCAATGACGTTATTTATGAAATGGGCTTCTCCCCTCTCATAATTTTTGCGAGGGATTAGGCGAACTCGATGTGCACTTCTGTATTTCACTTTTATATAGAATGATTTTATTAcctgttttgtcttttctttctttctttctggcagAGTATGACCTAATAATGTACGGCAATATTGTTACCtgcgctattattactatcatacagTTTTATCATAGACTAAATTGAGTAAGATGCTTATATAACGCGCAGCAATATCagtgtcacctctctctctctctcgctcgctcgctctctctctctctctctctctctctctctctctcgctcgctctctctctctctctctctctctctctctctctctctctctctctctctctctgtgtgtgtgtgtgtgtgtgtgtgtgtgtgtacccttcTCTGAAACCTGTGTTCTATCTACTTCACTCACCATCTTTTGTCTCTTATACCTActttcaatctttttctctcacGTCCACTCCTTCCTCGGTCATGTCTTTCATTcaccttcttctttcctcatttccctctttcatttacaAACTTtacgttcttttttctctttcatgctaacctccttttctactttcctctccttcgctattccctactcattttttttctcttggttctttctctcgcattccttcctctttattccttccgttcatttttccttattcctcttttacTTTTGTGATTTACATTCTTTTGTATCATCTCTCATGCTCATCCTCGTTTTCTGCTTCCTATTACTTCGGTAATTActtattctttcatttcatttctctcgttcatttctcttattttcgttattattcttaAGCCTACCCCCATACCCTCTATCCTCCACCATACCACCCCACCTGCCCCCTCGACACCCTCCATGCCTGGTCCCGAATCCTGACTCGAACTGCGTAATCCAGTGGGCGGCCTTCAAACACTCTGGACGTGATTCCcgcccacacacaacacatccacACTGCATTGCTGCCAAGCCATTGTGTAGTTGGACTGTGGATGAATAAAACTATTGTATCATTAGGTTTCCCGGGTTTCACTTATGTTTCGAACAGTTCGAATTCTTGAACGGCGAATGCGCCAGGTGACAGGTCTTATTTTTCGAGTTTTTGTCGAGTTATCTTTGATGTATGAAGTTGTTCCTAAAGGTGGATGGGAGTCTAAGTGTTTTCCATTTTTAATCTATATGTTTAACCTaactatatataaagagaattcATTTTTTATAATAACGATTTTCTTGAATTTCTAccatattttacttatttaagACTTTCATTATTTCATGAAATTATTTTAGTCTTAAATTTATTGATTAAAACTGTTGATCATTTAAGTTTTACTtgtcttacattatatatatccttttaacaCATTATATTACGACTGTCACGTCATCTGAACTGAACGATTCATTTTAATAATTGATTGAGAACACTCGAGTGGCACACACTTTGGTATGTAATCTTATtccattttggttttgttttattagtcTGCGTTACTGTTAATTCACAGTTTTTTAAgtgtactattattttattttagaggttctttgtatttatttttttgcctgtttttcctacccttttccttactaattattgttaattaacaTATGTTCATCTTTGTATCTCAAATATTCGTCAGTTTTCGCTGAAAGTAACTGGTGCCACAATGACGTGGACACCTGTACAGgccacctgtatatatacacctgccgTTAATAAACCTATCTTTGTGTATTGATACCTTGACTCCTCAAGGTCTTCTCATAACCTTGAGTTCACCTTTCATTATATTTGGGCAATGTTTAACGTGTTAATAACCTGCACAGGGATAGGCCGCCACCATCGGTCGATCGAAAACCCACGTATTTGCGAGACAGTAAAAGACGTGTAGGTGATGTGTTctgtgtatagtgtatgtatgcgtatcagTTTGAATGTAGAAGAAAGTATACCAATGCAAAGTATACCGAGCGGTCGTGGTAATATTTAAGCaggcatttttatatatttacattagtcTTGGTTAGAGACCGTTTCATTAAAGAGCAAAAGtcaaagtatattatatattatatccattattTCTTAAATTCATGAACACAATTTTAGTGAAAGAAGATTTCCGCTATAATTGTGTCATTTGTAAATTGTAAATTGTACTTATGCTGACGATTTATGTTCTTATTCCATCCTCCACATTAAAGTATCATGTTAATGTGGTTTCCACCAATCCTTTTAGATTAAATCtacaataattaaaaagaaaacaagaaagaatattatgcctaaatatatatatacacatatatatacatatatatatatatatatatatatatatatatatatatattccagacaGAGCTCCAAAAAGCGAAATGTCTCCCTCGTTgtaataaaattatttaatttgCTTTGGTCTgactcatgccccccccccccccccccccagccaccacCCATGGGGACCGAACTGACTAAAAAAGGAACtcgctaaaaaataaaataaaatataagtgaATCGCATGGAATACAAAAATAGGAGGACGGATTCATTCTGCCGTGTGCTGCCTTCCACAGCCTCTTAGGCGTTTAGTGTACAGATCCTCAATCTataatatcatctctctctctctatctctctctctctctctctctctctctctctctctctctctctctctctctctctctctctctctctctctctctctctctctctctctctcatgtacccTTTTCTGAAATTCGTTCTCTATCTACTTCATTCATCATCTTCTGTCTCTTATATCTACTTTCAATCATTTTCAACCATTCAGAACATTTCAGTTATTTCTGTCTCACTATAAAGAAATGTATAATTGTGCTCACTGCCAACACCCGTTTAATACATATGGAGACGAGGTAAACTTTGTCAATATGTAAAACTGTtgtggaaaagagggggaaattaTTTGAATGTTGGGGTGTATGTAGTGTAGTACCTATGAAGAACAGAAGAATGGTAAGACGTAACCTGAGTGGGGAGGACGAGCAGGGGAATTTATCTACGGTTCCCACAGGTCGCACTCGCCACATATGTTCATTGTTCCTAAGTTGTACCCTCGCCTGGGACCGGGTTTTGACACTTTGCTGGAAGGATTTAAGATAAGGCTATTTCAGATTTTTCATGATTACTCTTCCCTTTCAGGTCATCAGCAAATCTTAATCACTATTCCCTTAATCACTGGTGAGTGGCAACATAATCACCCAGTCCACTGTACGGGTATATGTAATGCCGCTTTACTACCAGAGTCGCGAGAACCGTCTCGTGGTTACTGAAATCGCTATGATTGGTTGAGATTAGTCGTGTCGTGATTGGCTCCGAAATTGTGATGTCACGACTATTGTTATATTTCCAGGTATTAGCAAATCTTAATTGTTATTCACTTGAAGAACTAAAAACAACTCACAGAGCACCTGAATTCTTTTATAATAAACTGGAATATTAAAAAGTAAAGTTCATAAAACGAGTAAAATCTCattaaacagaaaaatacaaaatgaacGGTAGATTAATTCCTTTAAGACAATttttagaaaaaatagaaacacatAAAAATAGAGTTCCGCTTTCTCACGTACTTAAATTAGAAACCACGccataaaatgaataaatcaaagagGAGAACACCAGCCTATTGCTCACTTACTCGAATGTATAGGCATCAAGATGAATAGTCTGCCACTAAGTAACAATTCTCACGACCCAAATACCGTAATCAGAGGCGTGCTGCAGTATCACTCATTTATCCAACTTTAATCCGtagcacacacacgaataaatagaGGACAGCCCAGCCTCCTGCTCAGCCTGCAGCAGCTACTACCCGAAAAGGTGAGAACCACATAATTGTACACCTGTGCTCCAAGGAGTAGAGATTTGTATCCAATGCTTTTAGCCAAGCAATCCTGTttgtgaaaaatattaataagatttaaatgaatctttaaaaaatgaagaGACTTCTTAGAATTTATAATAACTTGGAagataaagttttaaaaaaatgagctataactatattattatttgttcttcttctttctctctctcaag
The Penaeus chinensis breed Huanghai No. 1 chromosome 15, ASM1920278v2, whole genome shotgun sequence DNA segment above includes these coding regions:
- the LOC125032694 gene encoding uncharacterized protein LOC125032694: MGVQEDLNALKKQRGIAKGKFTRKVTLCKEGIDRGDDLLVLKTNYEEVIEAFKCLECKNDELIQFISDNEDKLENKNLEEEAEQYILDSERLKNELCAKIFMTKSEEKATDKPKFKVKRFEPPKFEGNLREYPTFKEDYKNLVQSEYGTDPYALKMCLGGEALQTVKGSEGNYNEMFKRLDDKFGNPRKIVDLVISDLKSLRKISDGDTKGFVKMVDQVEQCWLDLKRVNLSDELNTANVVSHIEKILPSLQKREWVIKASDISVTGELFSELLGFLQKERKVLEYMNSNVRTSTSDCRATVHHVENVVENNSESELVKLMRKLNEEQQSKNREFESCIVKLNEMIKGIKYKENNISIGCLLHNSESHDITNCFKFKDCNSKERFDVIKRNGICFRCLKGYHSARGCNVGKLCDVVIEGQGSCNQNHHPLLHQDRIESSSHNAVMEKRGKALLNISTVHSKNLPITLLWDPGSDTSLITHRMAKKLGLSGKDVKLSLVKVGNTIEYQSSKTYCVPLTDKNGKVWNVDAVGMNEISSKIKRIDLSRLPELFVRISNVEVDLPYGEIDMLIGTDCCEILPRVVEDNKGIQLLENQFGFSIRGRHDKITNGSNTSNHILVRTHKLSSLVDLKESNIESTDSLKTKLDKFFAMEEMGTKCKPQCIKCVCRGCPEPNCINLKEERELALIEEGLLYNEEQKCWLAKYPWLRDPMHLKDNIKVANARLKTTENRLKKLGNEYAMKYQREIEDMIHRGVARKLTKEEIREYKGPDILNSLLGVLFRFIQNNIAIAGNIAKMYHTVKLSTVDEHTHRFVWRDLDDKKPPDQYALTTVTFGDKPSGTIATLALRHTVEKFGKEYPDVQDMIINNTYVDDILYSTDTVENTFKLIQDAEKILSQGSFRVKHWIVSGHYESCKVNVIKSDHEKILGLKWNPLEDHFFFTVKLNFSSRIRKVRSGPNLNSDEIDDKFPEHLTRRMLLSQIASIYDPLGFAVPVLLKAKILMRLVISKGESKDGGIKWDDTLDVSTVKECKMFFKELYELERLTFRRSLIPSNVVGKPSLIIFSDGSMQAYGACAYVRWQIGEDEFESHLIAARNKIAPIKQMSIPRLELCAALMAARLRESILKEFTWKFEGIYHIVNSSIVRSQIQKDELTDRIGIIMTVNNASHENGDIQLIDVNRYSDYYKLLRVTCRVMNVFKYKSFKGILRSPTVQGITDAEILWVKEVQKSMTDWETRFKRLGPSIERGVIVVGQRISKWLKDNWNQENFMLIPNKHPVTRLYISCLHKVDHAGIETTLCKIQRKFWIPGARKLIRTIKNKCVTCRKLSKKVEDQCMGQVRAERMKPAPPLYHTAVDVWALDNKRCCSSAR